From Leifsonia sp. fls2-241-R2A-40a, one genomic window encodes:
- a CDS encoding NTP transferase domain-containing protein, giving the protein MTFIAAVIVVAGGRSTRFGADKLRHRIDGRTLLQRTVDAAAAVGDVVLVSAADEIPAGVSVAVSESPRWGGPCAAIAAGVDAAGVVDAAADALILPADLADPWSTVAALTGIDQGVLTDADGHPQWLSARAPLAALTARVAELRRGRATLAGLSARDLLGGIRGRHRVSGFVCADIDTPDDLPAFPAVPEKEPVHGTV; this is encoded by the coding sequence ATGACGTTCATCGCAGCGGTGATCGTGGTGGCGGGCGGCCGATCCACCCGGTTCGGCGCCGACAAGCTCCGTCACCGCATCGACGGTCGCACGCTGCTCCAACGGACGGTGGATGCGGCCGCTGCCGTCGGCGACGTGGTCCTGGTGTCGGCTGCCGACGAGATTCCGGCCGGAGTGTCCGTCGCAGTGTCGGAGAGTCCGCGCTGGGGCGGCCCGTGTGCGGCGATCGCGGCGGGAGTGGATGCGGCAGGTGTGGTGGATGCTGCGGCCGATGCGCTGATCCTGCCCGCGGACCTGGCCGACCCGTGGTCGACCGTCGCCGCACTGACCGGGATCGACCAGGGCGTCCTGACCGACGCCGACGGGCATCCCCAGTGGCTCTCTGCGCGGGCTCCGCTCGCGGCATTGACCGCGCGCGTGGCCGAGCTGCGGCGCGGCCGGGCCACGCTGGCCGGGCTGTCGGCGCGCGACCTGCTCGGCGGCATCCGCGGGCGTCACCGCGTCTCCGGATTCGTCTGCGCCGATATCGACACCCCCGACGACCTGCCCGCTTTTCCCGCCGTGCCTGAGAAGGAGCCCGTCCATGGAACCGTCTGA
- a CDS encoding molybdopterin-binding protein, which produces MTSWREARGLAEQVGRGSPTRVLTVPVARAAALAVAAEVRSARSLPPFDNSAMDGWAVAGDGPWRVGEPVLAGSIPPVLPLVPGEARPVATGAPVPPGTLTVLRSEDAAPGLGGDGGLVDVVTPPCPGRDIRRSGEEAEPGDVLLTAGAVLSPPALGLLAAAGVEKVDIASPPLVTFVAIGDELAGVAPGPGQLTDSLSPMMPSLFAALGGRCATTARALDRPADVAAAIRRARTATVITSGGTAHGPADPLRDALDRLGARILLDGMDLRPGGSLLLAELGDGRHVLSLPGNPLAAVVALIVVGWPLLQGRLGRSAPAPTACALPPRLDVDDRQRAVACILEDGMLAPVAHQRSGMLRGVSIATHLVLTGGGRAEQLRLPWS; this is translated from the coding sequence ATGACCTCGTGGCGGGAGGCGCGCGGTCTCGCCGAGCAGGTGGGCCGGGGGTCGCCGACGCGCGTGCTGACCGTCCCGGTGGCGCGCGCGGCCGCCCTGGCCGTTGCCGCGGAGGTCCGGTCCGCCCGCTCGCTGCCGCCCTTCGACAACTCCGCGATGGACGGCTGGGCCGTCGCCGGCGATGGACCCTGGCGGGTGGGCGAGCCGGTGCTGGCGGGCAGCATCCCGCCGGTCCTTCCGCTCGTGCCAGGGGAGGCCCGCCCGGTCGCGACCGGAGCGCCCGTGCCGCCCGGCACGCTCACGGTGCTGAGGAGCGAGGATGCCGCGCCCGGCCTCGGCGGCGACGGCGGCCTGGTCGATGTAGTGACCCCGCCCTGCCCCGGCCGCGACATCCGCCGTTCCGGAGAGGAGGCCGAGCCCGGCGACGTGCTCCTCACGGCCGGCGCCGTGCTCTCGCCGCCGGCACTCGGGCTCCTTGCCGCGGCGGGCGTCGAAAAGGTCGACATCGCGTCTCCGCCCCTCGTGACGTTCGTTGCAATCGGCGACGAACTGGCGGGAGTCGCACCCGGTCCGGGCCAGCTCACCGACAGCCTGAGCCCGATGATGCCGTCCCTCTTCGCAGCGCTCGGCGGGCGCTGCGCCACGACCGCGCGCGCTCTCGACCGCCCCGCGGACGTGGCCGCCGCGATCCGGCGAGCACGCACGGCTACCGTGATCACCTCGGGCGGAACCGCGCACGGCCCGGCCGACCCGCTGCGCGACGCGCTCGACCGGCTCGGAGCGCGCATCCTGCTCGATGGGATGGACCTGCGACCGGGCGGCTCGCTCCTGCTCGCGGAACTCGGCGACGGGCGTCACGTACTGTCGCTGCCGGGCAATCCGCTCGCCGCGGTGGTGGCGCTGATCGTGGTCGGCTGGCCGTTGCTGCAGGGCCGCCTCGGGCGGTCCGCGCCCGCGCCGACCGCGTGCGCTCTGCCGCCGCGTCTAGACGTCGACGACCGCCAGCGCGCGGTGGCATGCATTCTGGAGGACGGGATGCTCGCTCCGGTCGCGCATCAACGGTCCGGGATGCTGCGCGGCGTCTCGATCGCGACGCATCTCGTGCTCACCGGCGGCGGGCGTGCCGAGCAGCTGCGGCTGCCCTGGTCCTGA
- a CDS encoding glucose 1-dehydrogenase — translation MPENQYTFDNPVDRYPSFSPEAKQVPEPGLESDLDPRADLGEDSYVGNGRLTGRKAIVTGGDSGIGAATAIAFAREGADVALVYLPDEEEDAQRIAGLVRDAGRTAVTIPGDLKDREFSDEIVRRALDELGGIDILVNNAGKQVATESLTDVPDDQFDHTMKTNIYAMFWLTRAALPHLPAGATIINTTSIQAYQPGEQLVEYATTKAAINAFTKALAQQLAPKGIRVNAVAPGPIWTPLQVSKGQLPDAIPEFGQETPIGRPGQPAELAPAYVFLASPESSYVMGETLAVTGGMPTP, via the coding sequence ATGCCTGAAAACCAGTACACCTTCGACAACCCTGTTGACCGCTACCCGAGCTTCTCCCCCGAGGCGAAGCAGGTTCCCGAGCCCGGACTGGAGAGCGACCTCGACCCGCGCGCCGACCTCGGCGAGGACAGCTACGTCGGCAATGGTCGTCTCACCGGCCGCAAGGCGATCGTGACCGGCGGCGACTCGGGCATCGGCGCCGCCACGGCGATCGCCTTCGCCCGCGAGGGCGCCGACGTAGCGCTCGTCTACCTGCCCGACGAGGAGGAGGATGCGCAGCGCATCGCCGGCCTCGTCCGTGACGCGGGACGCACCGCCGTGACGATCCCCGGCGACCTGAAGGACCGCGAGTTCAGCGACGAGATCGTCCGCCGTGCGCTCGACGAGCTGGGCGGGATCGACATCCTCGTCAACAACGCCGGCAAGCAGGTCGCCACCGAGAGCCTGACGGACGTCCCGGACGATCAGTTCGACCACACGATGAAGACGAACATCTATGCGATGTTCTGGCTGACCCGCGCGGCCCTGCCGCACCTGCCCGCCGGAGCCACGATCATCAACACGACATCGATCCAGGCGTACCAGCCGGGCGAGCAGCTGGTCGAGTACGCGACGACCAAGGCCGCGATCAACGCGTTCACGAAGGCCCTTGCGCAGCAGCTCGCGCCCAAGGGCATCCGCGTCAACGCGGTGGCTCCCGGGCCGATCTGGACGCCGCTGCAGGTCAGCAAGGGCCAGCTGCCCGACGCGATCCCCGAGTTCGGCCAGGAGACGCCGATCGGCCGTCCCGGCCAGCCGGCCGAGCTGGCGCCGGCGTACGTCTTCCTCGCGTCGCCCGAGTCGAGCTACGTCATGGGCGAGACGCTGGCCGTGACCGGCGGGATGCCCACCCCGTAG
- a CDS encoding HPP family protein: MKPSLLSRVTTRAGEAGAGVYTAVLSLILLAASGAIGLLLSSPWLFPSLGPTVMLIFGAPSEPSSRPVNAVVGHAVAIVAGVACLFLFGMNGKPSAPSAGLTLGYVLAGALSVALTAFVLHLLKLSHPPAGATTLIVSLGVIATPSGILSMAAALAFTIIVGWGINWALGERPPEAVR; this comes from the coding sequence ATGAAGCCGTCACTGCTGTCGCGCGTGACCACCCGGGCCGGCGAGGCGGGTGCCGGCGTCTACACGGCGGTGCTGTCGCTCATCCTGCTCGCCGCCTCCGGCGCCATCGGCCTGCTCCTCAGTTCGCCCTGGCTGTTCCCGAGCCTCGGGCCGACGGTGATGCTGATCTTCGGCGCACCGTCGGAGCCGTCCTCGCGACCGGTCAACGCGGTCGTGGGCCACGCGGTCGCCATCGTTGCCGGGGTCGCCTGTCTCTTCCTGTTCGGGATGAACGGGAAGCCGTCCGCACCGTCGGCCGGGCTCACGCTCGGCTACGTGCTCGCGGGCGCGCTGTCCGTCGCGCTCACGGCGTTCGTGCTGCATCTGCTGAAGCTGTCGCATCCACCCGCCGGGGCGACGACGCTGATCGTCAGCCTGGGCGTGATCGCCACGCCGTCCGGGATCCTGTCGATGGCCGCCGCCCTCGCCTTCACGATCATCGTGGGGTGGGGGATCAACTGGGCTCTGGGCGAGCGGCCCCCGGAGGCCGTCCGATGA
- a CDS encoding DUF6457 domain-containing protein yields the protein MEPSELDAWAEEAAAVVGTRLEPGDVAAVLDLARDAAHGIARPAAPLTTFIAGIAVGRGQPLAEAVAALAAAIDKRSA from the coding sequence ATGGAACCGTCTGAGCTCGACGCCTGGGCCGAGGAGGCCGCCGCCGTGGTCGGCACGCGCCTCGAGCCCGGCGACGTCGCTGCCGTGCTCGACCTGGCGCGGGACGCCGCGCACGGCATCGCCCGGCCGGCCGCGCCGCTCACCACGTTCATCGCCGGCATCGCGGTCGGCCGCGGCCAGCCGCTCGCCGAAGCGGTCGCCGCACTCGCCGCCGCGATCGACAAGCGCTCCGCATGA
- a CDS encoding SIS domain-containing protein, with product MLGFNEEEFLEQVRSTVALRSQIEELAERVSAGRWKNIYFIGAGGTYAAALPYERFFQTRSAFPVRAVIGKEFVLAPDPQFGPDSVAIFASVSGTTEDILECVEFAREKGALTVGFTGQADSPIASAVDEVLLSAPKAWPFDVQFLTFGAKLLSLRGEFEGYDRLVKDLEAIPEALIAVTKQADPIGKAFAEKHAENDYHFLTGSGQLWGFTYLYSMCILEEMQWLTTTRVHAAEFFHGSLELIEKDTSIIVFAGEDETRPLTDRVIAFSKEYSDDVTVIDTKDYELPGVSDEFRGLLAPIVVDAVVDRFSKHLAHVRDHSLDLRRYYRVVAY from the coding sequence ATGCTGGGCTTCAACGAAGAGGAATTCCTGGAGCAGGTGCGGAGCACCGTCGCGCTCCGGTCGCAGATCGAGGAGCTGGCCGAGCGCGTGAGCGCAGGCCGCTGGAAAAACATCTACTTCATCGGCGCGGGCGGCACGTACGCCGCTGCGCTGCCCTACGAGCGCTTCTTCCAGACGCGCTCCGCGTTCCCGGTGCGCGCCGTCATCGGCAAGGAGTTCGTCCTCGCGCCCGACCCCCAGTTCGGACCGGACTCGGTCGCGATCTTCGCCTCGGTGTCCGGTACGACCGAGGACATCCTGGAGTGCGTCGAGTTCGCCCGCGAGAAGGGCGCGCTGACGGTGGGCTTCACCGGCCAGGCCGACAGCCCGATCGCGTCCGCGGTGGATGAGGTGCTCCTGTCCGCGCCGAAGGCGTGGCCGTTCGACGTGCAGTTCCTCACCTTCGGCGCCAAGCTCCTCTCGCTGCGCGGCGAGTTCGAGGGCTACGACCGCCTGGTCAAGGACCTCGAGGCGATCCCCGAGGCGCTCATCGCCGTCACGAAGCAGGCCGACCCGATCGGCAAGGCATTCGCCGAGAAGCACGCCGAGAACGACTATCACTTCCTGACCGGATCCGGCCAGCTGTGGGGCTTCACCTACCTGTACTCGATGTGCATCCTCGAGGAGATGCAGTGGCTGACCACGACGCGTGTCCACGCGGCCGAGTTCTTCCACGGCTCCCTCGAGCTCATCGAGAAGGACACGAGCATCATCGTGTTCGCCGGCGAGGACGAGACCCGTCCGCTCACCGACCGTGTGATCGCCTTCTCGAAGGAGTACAGCGACGACGTCACCGTCATCGACACCAAGGACTACGAGCTCCCGGGCGTGAGCGACGAGTTCCGCGGACTGCTGGCGCCGATCGTGGTGGATGCGGTCGTCGACCGCTTCAGCAAGCACCTCGCGCACGTGCGCGACCACTCGCTCGACCTGCGTCGCTACTACCGCGTCGTGGCGTACTGA
- a CDS encoding iron-containing redox enzyme family protein, with protein sequence MTPRITSRGPVSEALRAALQNDPFSASDELARFSAETARALEAEPDLLTDEDLQLTLFLLYGLHYGDTVDADDEWEWNPDLLRTRRTIERAFERQLRDRIPLGDLPEPTADAVAAYLFDLTSEDAGPSLSRFLAKKATEEQAKEFVIHRSIYTRKEADPHSWAIPRLTGRPKAALVEVQSDEYGAGRPERIHAEIFGQTMRNLGLDDAYGAYIDQVPAITLASFTMMSMFGLNRSLRGAITGHLAAFEMTSSIPNRFYGNGFRRLGHGEDVTWYYDEHVEADAVHEQIAGRDLAGGLAEQHPELLPDIVFGAAACLYVDGLAGLHMLESFEAGRSSLREPAGVPA encoded by the coding sequence TCCGCTTCGGATGAATTGGCCCGCTTCTCCGCCGAAACCGCCCGTGCGCTCGAAGCCGAGCCCGACCTCCTCACTGACGAGGACCTCCAACTCACCCTGTTCCTGCTCTACGGGCTGCATTACGGCGACACCGTCGACGCCGACGACGAGTGGGAGTGGAACCCCGACCTGCTGCGCACCCGGCGCACCATCGAGCGCGCGTTCGAGCGGCAACTGCGCGACCGCATCCCGCTCGGCGACCTGCCCGAGCCGACCGCCGACGCCGTCGCGGCCTACCTGTTCGACCTCACCTCCGAGGACGCCGGCCCGAGCCTCTCCCGCTTCCTCGCCAAGAAGGCGACCGAGGAGCAGGCGAAGGAGTTCGTCATCCACCGCTCCATCTACACGCGTAAAGAGGCGGACCCGCACTCGTGGGCCATCCCGCGCCTCACCGGGCGGCCGAAGGCGGCTCTGGTCGAGGTGCAGTCGGACGAGTACGGCGCCGGGCGGCCGGAGCGCATCCACGCGGAGATCTTCGGGCAGACCATGCGCAACCTCGGCCTCGACGACGCGTACGGCGCGTACATCGACCAGGTGCCCGCGATCACGCTCGCCTCGTTCACGATGATGTCCATGTTCGGCCTCAACCGCAGCCTGCGCGGCGCGATCACCGGCCACCTGGCCGCGTTCGAGATGACCTCGTCCATCCCGAACCGGTTCTACGGCAACGGGTTCCGGCGGCTCGGCCACGGCGAGGACGTCACCTGGTACTACGACGAGCACGTCGAGGCGGATGCGGTGCACGAGCAGATCGCGGGCCGCGACCTCGCGGGAGGCCTGGCCGAGCAGCATCCCGAGCTGCTGCCCGACATCGTCTTCGGCGCGGCCGCCTGCCTCTACGTGGACGGCCTTGCGGGCCTGCACATGCTGGAGAGCTTCGAAGCGGGCCGCAGCTCGCTGCGTGAGCCGGCGGGAGTCCCGGCATGA
- a CDS encoding CDGSH iron-sulfur domain-containing protein gives MSAHEEQPVIVACPDGPLLVRGHIELTAPDGTPIEQHRRTVALCRCGVSAIKPFCDGSHKAIHFRTDI, from the coding sequence ATGAGCGCGCACGAGGAGCAGCCGGTCATCGTCGCCTGCCCGGACGGCCCGCTGCTGGTGCGCGGGCACATCGAGCTCACCGCCCCCGATGGCACCCCGATCGAGCAGCACCGCCGCACGGTCGCGCTGTGCCGGTGCGGCGTGTCCGCGATCAAGCCGTTCTGCGACGGCAGCCACAAGGCCATCCACTTCCGCACGGACATCTGA
- a CDS encoding nitrate reductase translates to MDQPTTVSANDRSRIQDIWGARTPFAQGAFWPERPDLMLQEGLTEADVDSWVRSACVLCSNGCGCDIAVKDGRMVGIRGRTDDPINRGRLGPKGLYASWEGMRGRDRLTHPLVRRDGELVQATWDEAMDAIVRRSRALLDEIGPLSHGFYTSGQLFLEEYYALGVIGKAGIGTPHMDGNTRLCTATAATAMKETFGADGQPGCYEDIDECDAMFLWGHNLAATQTVAWSRVLDRLAGPNPPRLVVVDPRRTATAEKAEVHLAIRPGTNLALLLCLERELIENDWIDEDYVAAHTLGLDELKAQAGQWTPERAAEVCGVAAEDIRRAARIFAESPRVLSTVLQGFYQAPQATASACQVNNLHLLRGMLGRPGAGILQMNGQPTAQNNRECGADGDLPGFRNWENEEHVRQLAELWGVDPLVIPHWAPPTHAMQLFRYVEQGSIPFLWVSATNPAVSLPQLPRIREILAKPDLFLVVQDLYLTETAELADVVLPAAGWGEKTGTFTNATRTVHLSEKAVEAPGEARADLDIFLDYAKRMDFRRNDGTPLIAWRGPEDVYAAWQECSRGRPCDYTGISYDDLRRESGIHWPRREGETESVLRLYADADFPSHPDYCESYGHDLLTGAAVGKEAFTALRPDGRALLKSAPYNGPHELPDLDYPLQFTTGRSVYHFHTRTKTGRSPELEEAAPNVWVELAAQDAEQRGIGEGDLVEVVSRRGRLVAPARIGRPRSGTVFAPFHYGYWDAPPGAVDRRPTAANELTATEWDPVSKQPVFKSAAVEVRKLEPAGGDS, encoded by the coding sequence ATGGACCAGCCAACGACGGTGTCGGCCAACGACCGTTCCCGCATCCAGGACATCTGGGGAGCACGCACCCCCTTCGCCCAGGGTGCCTTCTGGCCGGAGCGCCCCGATCTCATGCTGCAGGAAGGCCTCACCGAGGCCGACGTCGACTCGTGGGTGCGCAGCGCCTGCGTCCTGTGCAGCAACGGCTGCGGCTGCGACATCGCCGTCAAGGACGGCCGCATGGTCGGCATCCGCGGCCGCACGGACGACCCCATCAACCGCGGCCGGCTCGGGCCGAAGGGCCTTTATGCCAGCTGGGAGGGGATGCGCGGTCGCGACCGGCTGACGCATCCACTCGTCCGCCGCGACGGCGAACTGGTGCAGGCGACGTGGGACGAGGCGATGGACGCCATCGTCCGGCGCAGTCGCGCGCTCCTTGACGAGATCGGTCCGTTGAGCCACGGTTTCTACACCTCCGGACAGCTGTTCCTGGAGGAGTACTACGCGCTCGGCGTGATCGGCAAAGCCGGGATCGGGACGCCGCACATGGACGGCAATACCCGTCTCTGCACGGCGACCGCCGCGACCGCGATGAAGGAGACGTTCGGCGCCGACGGACAGCCCGGATGCTACGAGGACATCGACGAGTGCGACGCGATGTTCCTCTGGGGTCACAACCTCGCGGCCACCCAGACGGTCGCCTGGTCGCGCGTGCTCGACCGTCTCGCCGGGCCGAACCCGCCGCGTCTCGTGGTCGTCGACCCCCGGCGTACGGCGACAGCCGAGAAGGCGGAGGTGCACCTGGCGATCCGCCCGGGCACGAACCTCGCATTGCTGCTCTGCCTCGAGCGCGAACTCATCGAGAACGACTGGATCGACGAGGACTACGTCGCCGCGCACACGCTGGGACTCGACGAGCTGAAGGCGCAGGCCGGGCAGTGGACGCCCGAACGCGCCGCCGAGGTGTGCGGCGTGGCCGCGGAGGACATCCGCCGGGCTGCCCGCATCTTCGCGGAGTCGCCGCGCGTGCTCTCCACCGTGCTGCAGGGCTTCTACCAGGCGCCCCAGGCGACCGCATCCGCATGCCAGGTCAACAACCTGCACCTGCTGCGCGGGATGCTCGGCAGGCCCGGCGCAGGCATCCTGCAGATGAACGGCCAGCCGACGGCGCAGAACAACCGCGAGTGCGGCGCCGACGGCGACCTCCCCGGTTTCCGCAACTGGGAGAACGAGGAGCACGTCAGGCAGCTGGCCGAGCTGTGGGGCGTCGACCCGCTGGTCATCCCGCACTGGGCTCCCCCGACCCACGCGATGCAGTTGTTCCGGTACGTCGAGCAGGGTTCGATCCCGTTCCTCTGGGTGTCGGCGACCAACCCGGCGGTGTCGCTCCCCCAGCTGCCGCGCATCCGCGAGATCCTCGCCAAGCCGGACCTCTTCCTCGTCGTGCAGGACCTCTACCTCACCGAGACCGCCGAACTCGCCGACGTCGTGCTCCCCGCGGCTGGGTGGGGCGAGAAGACCGGGACCTTCACGAACGCGACCCGCACCGTCCACCTCTCCGAGAAGGCGGTCGAAGCGCCGGGGGAGGCGCGGGCCGACCTCGACATCTTCCTCGACTACGCGAAGCGGATGGACTTCCGCCGGAACGACGGCACCCCGCTCATCGCGTGGCGCGGCCCCGAGGACGTCTACGCGGCATGGCAGGAGTGCTCGCGCGGTCGGCCCTGCGACTACACCGGGATCTCGTACGACGACCTGCGGCGGGAGTCGGGCATCCATTGGCCGAGGCGGGAAGGGGAGACGGAGAGCGTCCTGCGCCTGTACGCCGACGCAGACTTCCCGTCCCACCCCGACTACTGCGAGAGCTACGGCCACGACCTGCTCACCGGGGCCGCGGTGGGCAAGGAGGCGTTCACCGCGCTGCGCCCGGACGGTCGCGCGCTGCTCAAGTCCGCCCCCTACAACGGACCGCATGAGCTGCCCGACCTGGACTACCCGCTGCAGTTCACCACCGGGCGCAGCGTGTACCACTTCCACACCCGCACCAAGACCGGCCGCAGCCCCGAACTCGAGGAGGCCGCTCCGAACGTCTGGGTGGAGCTGGCGGCTCAGGATGCCGAGCAGCGCGGAATCGGCGAGGGTGACCTCGTCGAGGTGGTGTCGCGACGCGGACGGCTTGTCGCCCCCGCGCGCATCGGCCGACCCCGCAGCGGCACGGTGTTCGCGCCGTTCCATTACGGATACTGGGATGCGCCGCCCGGCGCGGTGGATCGCCGCCCGACCGCGGCGAACGAGCTGACCGCCACCGAGTGGGACCCGGTCTCGAAGCAGCCGGTGTTCAAGTCGGCCGCCGTCGAGGTCCGCAAGCTGGAGCCGGCTGGGGGTGACTCGTGA
- a CDS encoding PfkB family carbohydrate kinase: MSTVRVLGLGDNIVDRFVDRGVEYPGGNAVNVAVFARQLGAEAAYLGVFGDDEQGRFVRQAIEDCGVDTSRSSVRPGPNGVTEIETVDGERRFLGWNHGGVTLSDPVRLGAEDLRYAAGFSLIHSSAYSGIIPELPKLASTRTLRSYDFSSEPEYRTSEYLDAVGPWIDLALVSLGELSRTDTWAELRRIASHGPSIVLGTQGDDGAVLFDGDAYYYSDAAPVPGPFVDTMGCGDAYVSAFVVELLRSGWRRNARPGGAALHRSMRRAAQFAARQCTVEGAFGHGRAVDESARTVGSLPPVAAGDVG, translated from the coding sequence ATGAGCACGGTGCGCGTCCTCGGTCTCGGGGACAACATCGTCGACCGGTTCGTCGACCGCGGGGTCGAGTATCCGGGAGGGAACGCCGTGAATGTCGCGGTGTTCGCCCGGCAGCTCGGCGCCGAGGCCGCGTACCTGGGGGTGTTCGGCGACGATGAGCAGGGGCGCTTCGTGCGGCAGGCCATCGAGGACTGCGGGGTCGACACCTCGCGGTCCTCGGTGCGCCCGGGCCCGAACGGCGTGACCGAGATCGAGACGGTCGACGGCGAGCGGCGGTTCCTGGGGTGGAACCACGGTGGGGTCACACTGAGCGATCCGGTGCGTTTGGGTGCAGAGGATCTCCGCTACGCAGCAGGCTTCTCGCTCATCCACTCGAGCGCCTACTCGGGCATCATCCCCGAGCTGCCGAAGCTCGCATCGACGCGGACGCTGCGCTCATACGATTTCTCGTCCGAGCCGGAGTACCGCACGTCCGAGTATCTGGATGCGGTGGGCCCGTGGATCGACCTGGCACTCGTATCGCTCGGCGAGCTGTCGCGCACGGACACCTGGGCGGAGCTGCGGCGCATCGCGTCCCACGGCCCGTCGATCGTCTTGGGGACCCAGGGGGATGACGGCGCCGTGCTGTTCGACGGCGACGCGTATTACTACTCCGACGCGGCTCCGGTTCCGGGCCCGTTCGTGGACACGATGGGATGCGGCGACGCCTACGTCAGCGCGTTCGTGGTTGAATTGCTGCGGTCCGGCTGGCGCAGGAATGCGCGACCGGGTGGCGCAGCGCTGCACCGTTCGATGCGGCGCGCGGCGCAGTTCGCCGCGCGGCAGTGCACGGTCGAGGGCGCGTTCGGACACGGGCGCGCGGTCGACGAGTCTGCGCGGACGGTCGGCTCGCTTCCGCCCGTGGCTGCGGGCGACGTGGGCTGA
- a CDS encoding DUF6328 family protein: protein MSDGLDADPTDGRNETAEQRADRNWNELLQEFRVFQTGTQILAAFLLTLPFQQRFTQLPPFDVGVYLVLVFLSVIATLFALAPVALHRMLFRQRAKPELVGLASKILIVCLAAASLLFTGIVLFIVDFVLAPPAGFTAAACVFVLLLIIWVVLPLFIRHQRRRRGPVG, encoded by the coding sequence GTGAGCGACGGTCTGGACGCCGACCCGACGGACGGCCGCAACGAGACCGCCGAGCAGCGCGCCGACCGCAACTGGAACGAGCTGCTGCAGGAGTTCCGCGTCTTCCAGACGGGGACCCAGATCCTCGCGGCGTTCCTGCTGACGCTGCCGTTCCAGCAGCGCTTCACCCAGCTTCCGCCGTTCGACGTGGGCGTCTACCTGGTGCTCGTCTTCCTCTCGGTGATCGCCACCCTGTTCGCTCTAGCGCCGGTCGCGCTGCACCGGATGCTGTTCCGCCAGCGCGCGAAGCCAGAGCTCGTGGGGCTCGCCAGCAAGATCCTGATCGTGTGCCTGGCCGCCGCGTCCCTTCTGTTCACCGGGATCGTGCTCTTCATCGTCGACTTCGTGCTCGCCCCGCCGGCCGGCTTCACCGCCGCGGCCTGCGTGTTCGTGCTGCTGCTCATCATCTGGGTGGTGCTGCCCCTGTTCATCCGGCACCAGCGCCGCCGCCGCGGCCCCGTCGGCTGA
- a CDS encoding LacI family DNA-binding transcriptional regulator, with the protein MSTERDHRIPSPTISEVAAAAGVGRATVARTLGGYGSVSPKTRDRILAVAKELGYRPNSIARSMTTGETRTLGVVLADVGNPFFAGVLRGISDAARKADYDVLVLSTDEDLQLEAAAIEVLVDKQVDGIALAPAAGRTARLPHLDIVHKREIPLVLLDRLVDTVDADAVVINNREASRQAVMALIERGHRRIAFVWGPVTNEPAADADDLRRILDHALWSDGERLLGYLDALELAGIPFDTSLVTHVLKNESQATRAVLGMLSLSDPPTAIFATETDALTGSLRAMRQRGLRCPEDVSLIGFDDSSWASVMTPPMSVVAQPMHQLGELTAECLLARVAGSDAPVATHVLEADFVERDSVAAPPSR; encoded by the coding sequence ATGTCCACGGAGCGCGACCACCGCATTCCCTCGCCGACGATCTCGGAGGTGGCGGCGGCGGCCGGTGTCGGCCGCGCGACCGTCGCACGGACGCTCGGCGGCTACGGCTCGGTGAGCCCGAAGACGCGGGATCGCATCCTCGCCGTGGCGAAGGAGCTCGGCTACCGGCCCAATTCGATCGCGCGCAGCATGACCACCGGCGAGACGCGCACGCTCGGCGTCGTGCTGGCCGACGTGGGCAATCCGTTCTTCGCCGGCGTCCTGCGCGGCATCAGCGACGCGGCCCGCAAAGCCGACTACGACGTGCTCGTGCTGAGCACGGACGAGGACCTGCAGCTGGAGGCGGCCGCCATCGAGGTGCTCGTCGACAAGCAGGTGGACGGCATCGCCCTGGCGCCCGCCGCCGGCCGCACCGCCCGACTTCCGCACCTCGACATCGTTCACAAGCGCGAGATCCCGTTGGTGCTGCTCGACCGCCTGGTGGACACCGTGGATGCGGATGCGGTCGTCATCAACAACCGCGAGGCGTCGCGGCAGGCCGTCATGGCGCTGATCGAGCGCGGGCACCGGCGCATCGCCTTCGTCTGGGGCCCGGTCACCAACGAGCCGGCGGCCGACGCGGACGATCTGCGCCGCATCCTCGACCACGCCCTGTGGAGCGACGGCGAGCGTCTGCTCGGGTACCTGGACGCGCTGGAGCTCGCGGGCATCCCGTTCGACACCTCGCTCGTGACGCACGTGCTCAAGAACGAGTCGCAGGCGACGCGCGCCGTGCTCGGGATGCTGTCGCTCTCGGATCCGCCGACCGCGATCTTCGCGACCGAGACGGATGCGCTGACCGGCTCGCTGCGCGCGATGCGGCAGCGCGGGCTGCGCTGCCCCGAGGACGTCTCGCTGATCGGCTTCGACGACAGCTCCTGGGCGAGCGTCATGACGCCGCCGATGTCCGTCGTGGCCCAGCCGATGCACCAGCTCGGCGAGCTGACCGCCGAATGCCTGCTCGCGCGCGTCGCCGGCAGCGACGCGCCCGTCGCCACGCACGTCCTCGAGGCCGACTTCGTCGAGCGCGACTCCGTCGCCGCCCCGCCGTCGCGCTAG